The segment GCCGATCCCGGCGAAGAGAACCTTGACCCAGGCCACATACTCGCGGAACAGCGCCGGGCTGTCGGCGGCCACGGCCTCCGCAAGATAAAGAAGATGAAAACCGACATCCTCGACGCACCGCTCCCGCCCGGCCTCGCCGTAACGGGCGTAGAGCGCGGGCCAGCGCTCGAACTGGATCGCTACCACGGCGCGCGCCAATTCGGCGCGGCGGTCCGCAATGGGGTTGGAGGCGATCCGTATCGGGTCCTGAGAAGGCCGGGCGGTCTCCGGCATGGCGCGGCGTCTCCGGTCGAGGGGGCGTTCGGATGAAAGGTGCGCCCTCGCACCTGTTCCTGCAACGCCTGACTGCGCCGACCGGGTCAGATTTCGGCAACCACATCCTATGGTTGCCAATCCCCTGCTCAACGGTTTTTCTAACGGCCTTTCTGAAGGACGAAGGTCAGCCGCTTCACGAGGTCGGCCTTCGACACCGGTTTCACCAGATAGCCGGAAATGCCGTAGGCGATGGCCCGCTTGACCGTGTCGGCCTCGCGATGCGCCGTCAGCACGATCACCGGAAGGTCGGCGAGCGGGTTGCCCGTGGCGGTGCGCAGGGCGTGCAGCAGGTCCAGCCCGCTCATCCGCGGCATTTCCAGATCACAGATGGCGAGGTCCACCTCCTCCGCATGGTCGCGCAGAATGCCCAGCGCGGCCATGCCGTCCGACGCCTCCCACACATGGCGGACCTTCAGGTCCTGAAGCAGGCGGCTCATCAGCCGGCGGGTGAAGTCGTCGTCTTCGATCAGCAGGACGCGCAGGTCGT is part of the Azospirillum baldaniorum genome and harbors:
- a CDS encoding response regulator; translation: MLTDNAKDGLPSRSINDLRVLLIEDDDFTRRLMSRLLQDLKVRHVWEASDGMAALGILRDHAEEVDLAICDLEMPRMSGLDLLHALRTATGNPLADLPVIVLTAHREADTVKRAIAYGISGYLVKPVSKADLVKRLTFVLQKGR